In Microcaecilia unicolor chromosome 1, aMicUni1.1, whole genome shotgun sequence, the following are encoded in one genomic region:
- the LOC115475353 gene encoding gastrula zinc finger protein XlCGF57.1-like, translating into MNIVPFYPADNEAIQEQAEEESREVQPLKRRLRSRGVHVSKGNERGKTRSRQKSKSKQRDPAGDSPDVERELTNIPEHRRNPKEERPSKNNNSEQMTTDLSQEEGKGKKSFACKTCGKMFEKEARLIFHQRIHEEKKTLSCSECGKSFTQMRYLTRHETIHKMAKTFPCSECGKSFTHKIYLRRHQVSHTGERPFRCPECNKSFKRRDSMVIHQRSHEGERLFNCTECGRGFNTNYYLKVHLRAHVGDKPFRCTECEKSFDRKNTLIKHLRIHTGEKPFPCMECGKRFSRKYLLAWHLENHKETVNKWKKPYACSECDKSFVVKSKLEYHLRSHTGEKPFKCTECDKRFDVKAQLEYHLRSHTGEKPFKCTECDKKFYVKSQLKYHLRSHTGEKPFKCTECNESFRLNHYLKKHQMSHTGEKPYPCSECDKSFSNKSQLRRHEMLHTQIALQKD; encoded by the coding sequence atgaacattgTACCTTTTTATCCAGCAGATAATGAGGCGATACAGGAACAAGCTGAAGAGGAAAGCAGAGAAGTACAGCCTTTAAAAAGGAGACTGCGCTCCAGAGGTGTTCATGTTTCCAAAGGAAATGAGAGAGGAAAAACTAGGAGTCGTCAAAAATCAAAAAGTAAGCAGAGAGATCCTGCAGGCGACTCGCCAGATGTAGAGAGAGAGCTCACAAACATTCCTGAGCACCGAAGAAATCCGAAAGAAGAGAGACCCTCCAaaaataataacagtgagcaaaTGACTACTGATCTCTCCCAGGAAGAGGGAAAAGGGAAGAAATCCTTTGCGTGtaaaacatgtgggaaaatgtttgAGAAGGAAGCACGTTTAATATTTCACCAGAGAATCCATGAAGAAAAGAAAACCTTGTCATGCTCAGAATGTGGAAAATCTTTTACTCAAATGCGATACCTAACAAGGCATGAGACAATTCATAAAATGGCTAAAACTTTTCCATGCTCAGAGTGTGGAAAATCTTTCACGCACAAAATATACTTACGAAGACACCAAGTGAGTCACACAGGCGAGAGACCTTTTCGATgtcctgagtgtaataaaagtttcaagcGTAGGGATTCCATGGTAATACACCAGAGATCTCACGAGGGGGAGAGACTGTTTAATTGCACTGAATGTGGGAGAGGTTTCAATACTAATTATTATCTAAAAGTACACCTAAGAGCCCATGTGGGGGACAAACCATTTCGGTGTACTGAATGCGAGAAGAGTTTTGATCGTAAAAATACACTAATAAAACACCTGAGAATTCACaccggagagaaaccatttccttGTATGGAATGTGGGAAGAGGTTCAGTCGCAAGTATCTGTTAGCGTGGCACCTTGAAAACCACAAAGAGACTGTAAATAAATGGAAGAAGCCATATGCATGTagtgaatgtgataaaagttttGTTGTAAAATCAAAGCTGGAGTATCATCTTAGGTCccatactggagagaaaccattcaAATGTACCGAATGTGATAAAAGATTTGATGTAAAAGCACAGCTGGAGTATCATCTTAGGTCccatactggagagaaaccattcaAATGTACCGAATGTGATAAAAAATTTTATGTAAAATCCCAGCTGAAGTATCATCTTAGGTCccatactggagagaaaccattcaAATGTACCGAATGTAATGAAAGCTTTCGTTTaaaccattatttgaaaaagcaCCAAATGAGCCACACTGGAGAGAAACCTTATCCCTGTTCTGAGTGTGATAAATCATTCAGCAATAAATCACAACTCAGAAGGCATGAAATGCTGCACACACAAATAGCACTGCAGAAGGATTAA